One part of the Micrococcus sp. 2A genome encodes these proteins:
- a CDS encoding DNA translocase FtsK, producing the protein MATRTSPPRSSSSSSKTRAGSAAARASAGKGATAAAPDQPPAPVRALRAAWMGVAAPVGALFRKLGRDVRIPRDERRDGTGLLLLIVAAVIASVEWWGLRETPGFGEVVHRVVGGTVGWFAFLLPLALLVVAVRCFRTPQELRANGRIIIGLLMATVAGSGLAHLAGGLPSAAESFEDVLHAGGMVGYLATVPLASLLTAVPVWVLMAALAFFSLLVLTATPLGSIPQRITGAYDWLTGQDPEGASARRAERRDARRERRAAGEESAEPARTHPDHDQSYLDAVGSHAAEDSARPRPGLFARLFGRRDRGRDAASERSHESAAYDSPVILDSAAGAGSHAAGTAEAAEATEEDATLVLEPRAAAPAPRRPARGQQGVFDAEEHLAAPAARGDSTAESFDPWVDEDAAPVLPPGVKRPTAADRALERVREHARARHAATPDDEAEEPTQPVEGAAEPEEESASAVPAPVPAVSTPAPVPPMTAAPARGRQAELGGDAAYTLPQSDLLPAGPQPKERSEANDRVVAALTTTFTEFKVDAQVTGFSRGPTVTRYEVEVAPGTKVEKVTALEKNIAYAVASSDVRILSPIPGKRAIGIEIPNPDKEVVVLGDVLRSQAAHRTDHPMVMGVGKDVEGGYVVANLAKMPHMLVAGATGAGKSSFVNSMITSILMRATPDEVRMVMVDPKRVELTAYEGVPHLVTPIITNPKKAAEALQWVVKEMDTRYDDLAAFGFKHVDDFNKAVRAGQVKLPPDSKRVLRPYPYLLVIVDELADLMMVAPRDVEDSIVRITQLARAAGIHLVLATQRPSVDVVTGLIKANVPSRMAFATSSVTDSRVVLDQPGAEKLLGQGDALFLPMGKSKPMRVQGAWVNESEIHAVVEHVKAQMQVQYRDDVVPEKTEKVIDEDIGDDLDLLLQAVELVVTTQFGSTSMLQRKLRVGFAKAGRLMDLMESRGVVGPSEGSKARDVLVKPDEVAEVLAAISGDTAPAGPAPAPAPSSSAAPRDLVAEDLDSRPQAQAWDDGEDEGESEDAWELTGR; encoded by the coding sequence GCCGCTGCCCCCGATCAGCCCCCCGCCCCTGTCCGCGCCCTGCGCGCGGCGTGGATGGGAGTGGCGGCCCCCGTGGGCGCGCTCTTCCGCAAGCTCGGCCGTGACGTGCGCATCCCGCGCGACGAACGCCGGGACGGCACGGGCCTGCTCCTGCTGATCGTCGCCGCGGTCATCGCCTCGGTGGAGTGGTGGGGCCTGCGGGAGACGCCGGGCTTCGGCGAGGTGGTCCACCGCGTGGTGGGCGGCACCGTGGGATGGTTCGCCTTCCTGCTGCCGCTCGCCCTGCTCGTGGTGGCGGTGCGGTGCTTCCGCACGCCCCAGGAGCTGCGCGCCAACGGCCGCATCATCATCGGCCTGCTCATGGCCACGGTGGCGGGCAGCGGCCTCGCCCACCTGGCCGGCGGGCTGCCCTCGGCCGCAGAGTCCTTCGAGGACGTGCTGCACGCCGGCGGCATGGTCGGCTACCTCGCGACCGTCCCGCTCGCCTCGCTCCTGACGGCCGTCCCCGTGTGGGTGCTCATGGCCGCCCTCGCCTTCTTCTCCCTGCTCGTCCTCACCGCCACCCCGCTGGGCTCGATCCCGCAACGGATCACGGGCGCGTACGACTGGCTCACCGGCCAGGACCCCGAGGGCGCCTCGGCCCGCCGCGCCGAGCGCCGGGACGCACGCCGCGAGCGGCGCGCCGCCGGGGAGGAGTCCGCGGAGCCCGCGCGCACCCACCCCGACCACGACCAGTCCTACCTCGACGCCGTGGGCAGCCACGCCGCGGAGGACTCCGCGCGTCCCCGCCCGGGCCTGTTCGCCCGCCTCTTCGGGCGGCGTGACCGCGGCCGGGACGCCGCATCCGAACGCAGCCACGAGAGCGCCGCCTACGACTCTCCCGTGATCCTGGACTCCGCGGCCGGGGCCGGCTCCCACGCCGCCGGGACCGCGGAGGCCGCGGAGGCCACGGAGGAGGACGCCACGCTCGTGCTCGAGCCGCGCGCCGCCGCGCCCGCCCCCCGCCGTCCCGCGCGGGGCCAGCAGGGCGTGTTCGACGCGGAGGAGCACCTGGCCGCTCCCGCGGCCCGCGGCGACTCCACCGCCGAGTCGTTCGACCCCTGGGTGGACGAGGACGCGGCCCCGGTGCTTCCCCCGGGGGTCAAGCGCCCCACCGCCGCCGACCGGGCCCTCGAGCGGGTCCGCGAGCACGCCCGCGCCCGTCACGCCGCCACGCCGGACGACGAGGCGGAGGAGCCGACGCAGCCTGTGGAAGGGGCGGCCGAGCCCGAGGAGGAGTCGGCGTCGGCCGTGCCTGCCCCGGTGCCGGCGGTGAGCACGCCGGCCCCCGTGCCGCCCATGACCGCCGCTCCGGCCCGGGGCCGGCAGGCCGAGCTCGGCGGGGACGCCGCGTACACGCTGCCCCAGTCGGACCTGCTGCCCGCTGGCCCGCAGCCGAAGGAGCGCTCCGAGGCCAACGACCGCGTCGTCGCCGCGCTGACCACCACGTTCACCGAGTTCAAGGTGGACGCGCAGGTCACCGGCTTCTCCCGCGGCCCCACCGTCACGCGCTACGAGGTCGAGGTCGCCCCCGGCACCAAGGTGGAGAAGGTCACGGCGCTCGAGAAGAACATCGCCTACGCGGTGGCCTCCTCCGACGTGCGCATCCTCAGCCCCATCCCCGGCAAGCGCGCCATCGGCATCGAGATCCCCAACCCGGACAAGGAGGTGGTGGTGCTCGGCGACGTCCTGCGCTCGCAGGCCGCGCACCGCACCGACCACCCGATGGTCATGGGCGTCGGCAAGGACGTGGAGGGCGGCTACGTGGTGGCCAACCTCGCGAAGATGCCGCACATGCTCGTCGCCGGCGCCACCGGCGCGGGCAAGTCCTCGTTCGTGAACTCGATGATCACCTCGATCCTCATGCGGGCCACCCCGGACGAGGTCCGCATGGTCATGGTCGACCCCAAGCGCGTGGAGCTCACGGCCTACGAGGGCGTCCCGCACCTCGTGACGCCCATCATCACGAACCCCAAGAAGGCCGCCGAGGCCCTCCAGTGGGTGGTGAAGGAGATGGACACCCGCTACGACGACCTCGCGGCGTTCGGCTTCAAGCACGTGGACGACTTCAACAAGGCGGTGCGCGCGGGGCAGGTGAAGCTGCCGCCGGACTCCAAGCGCGTCCTCCGGCCGTACCCGTACCTGCTGGTGATCGTGGACGAGCTCGCGGACCTCATGATGGTCGCCCCGCGGGACGTCGAGGACTCGATCGTGCGCATCACCCAGCTCGCGCGCGCCGCCGGCATCCACCTGGTGCTCGCCACCCAGCGCCCCTCCGTGGACGTCGTCACCGGCCTGATCAAGGCCAACGTGCCCTCCCGCATGGCGTTCGCGACGTCCTCCGTCACGGACTCCCGCGTGGTGCTCGACCAGCCCGGCGCCGAGAAGCTCCTGGGCCAGGGCGACGCGCTCTTCCTGCCCATGGGCAAGTCGAAGCCCATGCGCGTGCAGGGCGCGTGGGTGAACGAGTCCGAGATCCACGCGGTCGTGGAGCACGTGAAGGCCCAGATGCAGGTGCAGTACCGGGACGACGTGGTGCCGGAGAAGACCGAGAAGGTCATCGACGAGGACATCGGCGACGATCTGGACCTGCTCCTGCAGGCGGTCGAGCTCGTGGTGACCACCCAGTTCGGCTCGACCTCCATGCTGCAGCGCAAGCTCCGCGTGGGCTTCGCGAAGGCCGGCCGCCTCATGGACCTCATGGAGTCCCGCGGCGTCGTCGGCCCCTCCGAGGGGTCGAAGGCGCGCGACGTGCTGGTCAAGCCCGACGAGGTGGCCGAGGTGCTCGCCGCGATCTCGGGGGACACCGCGCCGGCGGGGCCTGCTCCGGCGCCTGCGCCGTCGTCGTCCGCGGCACCGCGTGACCTGGTGGCCGAGGACCTCGACTCCCGTCCGCAGGCCCAGGCCTGGGACGATGGGGAGGACGAGGGGGAATCCGAGGACGCATGGGAGCTGACGGGCAGATGA
- a CDS encoding CDP-alcohol phosphatidyltransferase family protein — translation MGADGQMSTERTAEGRAGERPSAWNLPNILTSVRILMVPFFVWALWAGGPWGQDSLTARWVAFGLFAAAMYTDKLDGDIARARGLITDFGKIADPIADKLLTGAALVVFSLLGELWWWVTIVILVREWGITLMRFVVIRYGVMPAGRGGKLKTVLQAAGIGLLLMPLGALVGGWWPWLGWTVIGAATALTVVTGVEYVRDAAALRRDALAGRTAA, via the coding sequence ATGGGAGCTGACGGGCAGATGAGCACGGAGCGGACGGCCGAGGGCCGGGCGGGGGAGCGGCCGTCGGCCTGGAACCTGCCGAACATCCTCACGAGCGTGCGGATTCTGATGGTCCCCTTCTTCGTGTGGGCGCTGTGGGCGGGCGGGCCGTGGGGCCAGGACTCGCTCACGGCGCGCTGGGTGGCCTTCGGGCTGTTCGCGGCGGCCATGTACACGGACAAGCTCGACGGCGACATCGCCCGCGCGCGCGGGCTGATCACGGACTTCGGGAAGATCGCGGACCCGATCGCGGACAAGCTGCTCACGGGGGCCGCGCTCGTGGTCTTCTCCCTCCTGGGCGAGCTGTGGTGGTGGGTGACGATCGTGATCCTCGTGCGCGAATGGGGCATCACCCTCATGCGCTTCGTGGTGATCCGGTACGGCGTCATGCCGGCCGGCCGCGGTGGCAAGCTGAAGACCGTGCTGCAGGCGGCGGGCATCGGCCTGCTGCTCATGCCGCTGGGCGCCCTGGTGGGCGGCTGGTGGCCGTGGCTGGGCTGGACCGTGATCGGCGCGGCCACCGCGCTGACGGTGGTCACCGGCGTGGAGTACGTCCGCGACGCCGCCGCGCTCCGCCGGGACGCGCTCGCAGGCCGGACCGCCGCATGA
- a CDS encoding nicotinamide-nucleotide amidohydrolase family protein has translation MSTAAQVVARFARDELTLATAESLTAGLVAATLADVPGASAVLQGGVVAYQNRVKAEVLGVEAALLAERGAVDPGVAEAMARGARRVLGADVGVATTGVAGPEPHQGKPVGTVFIALAWTDEAGVEQAEAWGLRLPGDRAAIRRGTVVACLERLATAGERRGGS, from the coding sequence ATGAGCACGGCCGCGCAGGTGGTCGCCCGCTTCGCCCGGGACGAGCTGACGCTGGCGACCGCCGAGTCGCTCACCGCGGGCCTCGTGGCCGCCACCCTCGCGGACGTGCCGGGCGCCTCTGCCGTCCTGCAGGGCGGTGTGGTGGCGTACCAGAACCGCGTGAAGGCGGAGGTGCTCGGCGTCGAGGCGGCGCTGCTGGCCGAGCGCGGGGCCGTGGATCCCGGGGTGGCCGAGGCCATGGCGCGCGGTGCGCGCCGGGTGCTGGGCGCCGACGTCGGCGTGGCGACCACCGGCGTGGCCGGGCCGGAGCCCCATCAGGGCAAGCCGGTGGGGACCGTGTTCATCGCGCTGGCGTGGACGGACGAGGCGGGCGTGGAGCAGGCCGAGGCGTGGGGGCTGCGCCTGCCGGGCGACCGGGCAGCGATCCGCCGGGGGACCGTGGTCGCGTGCCTCGAGCGGCTCGCCACCGCAGGGGAGCGTCGCGGGGGTTCCTGA
- a CDS encoding helix-turn-helix transcriptional regulator, with protein MMRHPVHANGITRWVGEQPRPRAETPDIKERTMPVLRHEIGDVLRDVRQRQGRTLREVSHDARVSLGYLSEVERGQKEASSELLASICGALDVPLSFMLREVSDRLAEQEGVVIPDTVPEGMGEAGAAELGSLAGR; from the coding sequence ATGATGCGACACCCCGTCCATGCCAACGGCATCACCCGCTGGGTCGGCGAGCAGCCTCGCCCCCGCGCGGAGACCCCCGACATCAAGGAGCGCACCATGCCCGTCCTCCGGCACGAGATCGGCGACGTCCTGCGTGACGTGCGCCAGCGGCAGGGCCGCACGCTCCGTGAGGTCTCCCACGACGCCCGCGTCTCCCTCGGCTACCTCTCCGAGGTGGAGCGCGGCCAGAAGGAGGCCTCCTCCGAGTTGCTGGCCTCCATCTGCGGGGCGCTCGACGTCCCCCTGTCCTTCATGCTCCGCGAGGTCTCGGACCGCCTTGCCGAGCAGGAGGGCGTGGTCATCCCGGACACCGTGCCCGAGGGCATGGGCGAGGCCGGCGCCGCGGAGCTGGGCTCCCTGGCCGGCCGCTGA
- a CDS encoding DUF3046 domain-containing protein, which produces MRVSEFWRLMDDEFGAARAAVEADSLHLPGLDATAREALSAGVDPRAVWRAVCELNDIPAERRLGRDVPPTR; this is translated from the coding sequence GTGCGGGTGAGCGAGTTCTGGAGACTGATGGACGACGAGTTCGGTGCCGCGCGCGCCGCGGTCGAGGCGGACAGCCTGCACCTGCCGGGACTGGACGCCACGGCGCGGGAGGCGCTGTCCGCGGGCGTGGATCCGCGGGCCGTGTGGCGGGCCGTCTGCGAGCTGAACGACATCCCCGCCGAACGGCGTCTCGGGCGGGACGTGCCGCCGACGCGCTGA
- the recA gene encoding recombinase RecA codes for MSNVTDREKALEAALAQIDKQFGKGSVMRLGDQTQAPVEVIPTGSVAMDVALGIGGLPRGRVVEIYGPESSGKTTLALHAVANAQRNGGIAAFIDAEHALDPAYARKLGVDTDALLVSQPDTGEQALEIMDMLVSSGTLDIVVIDSVAALTPRAEIEGEMGDSHVGLQARLMSQALRKITGRLHQTKTTAIFINQLREKIGVFFGSPETTTGGKALKFYASVRIDVRRIETLKEGGNPVGNRTRVKIVKNKMAPPFKQAEFDILYGVGISREGGLIDMGVEEGIVKKSGAWFTYDGDQLGQGKENARRFLKDNPDLALEIEQRILTKLGIGVDPEAAEEDGAPVLAAVAGDTKA; via the coding sequence ATGAGCAACGTGACGGATCGTGAGAAGGCCCTCGAGGCGGCACTGGCCCAGATCGACAAGCAGTTCGGCAAGGGCTCCGTCATGCGCCTGGGCGATCAGACCCAGGCGCCGGTGGAGGTCATCCCGACCGGCTCGGTGGCCATGGACGTGGCCCTGGGCATCGGCGGCCTCCCGCGGGGGCGCGTGGTGGAGATCTATGGCCCGGAGTCCTCGGGCAAGACCACGCTCGCCCTGCACGCGGTGGCCAACGCCCAGCGCAACGGCGGCATCGCGGCGTTCATCGACGCGGAGCACGCGCTGGACCCGGCCTACGCCCGCAAGCTCGGCGTGGACACGGACGCGCTGCTGGTCAGCCAGCCGGACACGGGCGAGCAGGCCCTTGAGATCATGGACATGCTGGTCTCCTCCGGCACCCTGGACATCGTCGTCATCGACTCCGTGGCGGCCCTGACGCCGCGCGCGGAGATCGAGGGCGAGATGGGCGACTCCCACGTGGGTCTCCAGGCCCGGCTGATGTCCCAGGCGCTGCGGAAGATCACCGGCCGCCTGCACCAGACCAAGACCACCGCCATCTTCATCAACCAGCTGCGCGAGAAGATCGGCGTGTTCTTCGGCTCCCCGGAGACCACCACCGGCGGCAAGGCCCTCAAGTTCTACGCCTCCGTGCGCATCGACGTGCGCCGCATCGAGACGCTGAAGGAGGGCGGCAACCCCGTCGGCAACCGCACGCGCGTCAAGATCGTGAAGAACAAGATGGCCCCGCCCTTCAAGCAGGCCGAGTTCGACATCCTCTACGGGGTGGGCATCTCCCGTGAGGGTGGGCTGATCGACATGGGCGTCGAGGAGGGCATCGTCAAGAAGTCCGGCGCCTGGTTCACGTACGACGGGGACCAGCTGGGCCAGGGCAAGGAGAACGCCCGCCGGTTCCTCAAGGACAACCCGGACCTGGCCCTCGAGATCGAGCAGCGCATCCTCACGAAGCTCGGCATCGGCGTGGACCCGGAGGCCGCCGAGGAGGACGGGGCGCCGGTCCTCGCGGCCGTGGCGGGTGACACCAAGGCCTGA
- a CDS encoding regulatory protein RecX: MSGHGAGFDDSRDSEVARLWFDLAGLDPAAASPAEPAPPEAADLSALLTRASDLPSPAPTTGGVTPLPWTSGAGTVPGPTTAPGTKKRRAPKAAAPSSPPAPEPEPSVVGRSAEASDEAARPRRRRRPGPAPLPEDPRERAEAAREVVLRQLAMGPRSRGQLERKLAEREAEPELIEHVLDRFEEVRLVDDAAFAEVWVRSRHRGRGLSRRAIGRELHEKGVDRDVAEEALEAIEPEDERAAALELARRRMRGKTVPPADSPENRAERDKAVRRLVGMLGRKGYAPGLAFGVVTEVLGEHEADAS, translated from the coding sequence ATGTCGGGGCACGGCGCCGGGTTCGACGACTCCCGGGACTCCGAGGTGGCCCGGCTCTGGTTCGACCTGGCCGGGCTGGATCCCGCCGCGGCCTCGCCGGCGGAACCGGCGCCTCCGGAGGCGGCGGACCTGAGCGCGCTCCTCACGCGGGCGAGCGACCTGCCCAGCCCCGCGCCGACCACGGGCGGGGTCACGCCACTGCCGTGGACCAGCGGCGCGGGGACGGTTCCGGGCCCGACGACGGCGCCGGGCACGAAGAAGCGTCGCGCGCCGAAGGCCGCCGCGCCCTCGTCCCCGCCCGCTCCGGAGCCTGAGCCGTCCGTCGTGGGCCGCAGCGCCGAGGCGTCGGACGAGGCCGCGCGTCCTCGCCGACGTCGTCGGCCGGGGCCGGCGCCCCTGCCCGAGGACCCCCGGGAGCGCGCGGAGGCCGCGCGCGAGGTCGTGCTGCGGCAGCTCGCGATGGGCCCGCGCTCGCGCGGCCAGCTCGAGCGCAAGCTCGCGGAGCGCGAGGCCGAGCCGGAGCTGATCGAGCACGTGCTCGACCGGTTCGAGGAGGTGCGGCTCGTGGACGACGCCGCCTTCGCCGAGGTGTGGGTGCGCAGTCGTCACCGCGGCCGCGGCCTCTCCCGCCGGGCCATCGGCCGGGAGCTGCACGAGAAGGGCGTGGACCGGGACGTCGCCGAGGAGGCCCTCGAGGCCATCGAGCCGGAGGACGAGCGCGCCGCCGCCCTCGAGCTCGCCCGCCGCCGGATGCGCGGGAAGACGGTGCCGCCGGCCGACTCCCCGGAGAACCGCGCCGAGCGGGACAAGGCGGTGCGCCGCCTCGTCGGGATGCTCGGTCGGAAGGGCTACGCCCCCGGACTCGCGTTCGGGGTGGTCACGGAGGTCCTCGGGGAGCACGAGGCGGACGCCTCCTAG
- the miaB gene encoding tRNA (N6-isopentenyl adenosine(37)-C2)-methylthiotransferase MiaB, with protein MTLTDPAPALPHDGLTYEVRTFGCQMNVHDSERISGLLESTGYAPAGEGHQPDLVVFNTCAVRENADNRLYGNLGNLRSVKAAHPGLQIAVGGCLAQKDQATIQAKAPWVDVVFGTHNIGSLPVLLERSRHNAEAEMEILESLEVFPSTLPTKRDSTHSGWVSISVGCNNTCTFCIVPSLRGKEKDRRPGEILAEVQALVDAGAVEVTLLGQNVNSYGVEFGDRGAFAKLLRACGQIEGLERVRFTSPHPAAFTDDVIDAMAETPNVMPQLHMPLQSGSDRILKAMRRSYRSTRFLGILERVRERIPHAAITTDIIVGFPGETEEDFAETMRVVEASRFASAFTFQYSIRPGTPAGEMEDQVPKAVVQERFERLVALQDRISAEEMATFAGTRQELLVTADSGSKSAERGRLAGRAKDNRLVHFSVPEGAETPRPGDFVTVTVTEARPFFAIADPGPEDYALRRSRAGDAWDRAQAESCGVPGPGAPDGTAPSASGATRLGMPTIRPRG; from the coding sequence GTGACTCTGACGGACCCCGCCCCCGCCCTCCCGCACGACGGCCTCACCTACGAGGTCCGCACCTTCGGATGCCAGATGAACGTGCACGACTCCGAGCGCATCTCCGGCCTCCTGGAGTCGACCGGCTACGCCCCCGCGGGCGAGGGCCACCAGCCGGACCTCGTCGTGTTCAACACGTGCGCCGTCCGCGAGAACGCGGACAACCGCCTCTACGGCAACCTCGGCAACCTCCGCTCCGTGAAGGCCGCGCACCCGGGCCTGCAGATCGCCGTCGGCGGCTGTCTCGCCCAGAAGGACCAGGCGACCATCCAGGCGAAGGCGCCCTGGGTGGACGTCGTCTTCGGCACCCACAACATCGGCTCCCTGCCCGTGCTGCTCGAGCGCTCCCGCCACAACGCCGAGGCCGAGATGGAGATCCTCGAGTCCCTCGAGGTGTTCCCCTCCACGCTGCCCACCAAGCGCGACTCCACGCACTCCGGCTGGGTCTCGATCTCCGTGGGCTGCAACAACACGTGCACGTTCTGCATCGTCCCGAGCCTGCGCGGCAAGGAGAAGGACCGCCGCCCGGGGGAGATCCTCGCCGAGGTGCAGGCGCTCGTGGACGCCGGCGCCGTGGAGGTCACCCTCCTCGGCCAGAACGTGAACTCCTACGGCGTCGAGTTCGGCGACCGCGGCGCCTTCGCGAAGCTGCTGCGCGCGTGCGGTCAGATCGAGGGCCTCGAGCGCGTGCGCTTCACGAGCCCCCACCCGGCCGCCTTCACCGACGACGTCATCGACGCGATGGCCGAGACCCCGAACGTCATGCCCCAGCTGCACATGCCCCTGCAGTCCGGCTCGGACCGGATCCTCAAGGCGATGCGCCGCTCGTACCGCTCCACCCGGTTCCTCGGCATCCTCGAGCGGGTCCGCGAGCGCATCCCGCACGCGGCCATCACCACCGACATCATCGTGGGGTTCCCGGGGGAGACCGAAGAGGACTTCGCGGAGACGATGCGCGTGGTCGAGGCCTCCCGCTTCGCCTCGGCGTTCACCTTCCAGTACTCCATCCGCCCCGGGACGCCGGCGGGCGAGATGGAGGACCAGGTGCCCAAGGCCGTCGTGCAAGAGCGCTTCGAGCGGCTCGTCGCGCTGCAGGACCGCATCTCCGCGGAGGAGATGGCCACCTTTGCGGGCACGCGGCAGGAGCTGCTCGTCACCGCCGACTCCGGCTCGAAGTCGGCCGAGCGCGGCCGCCTCGCCGGACGCGCGAAGGACAATCGGCTCGTGCACTTCTCCGTGCCCGAGGGCGCCGAGACGCCCCGCCCGGGCGACTTCGTCACCGTGACCGTCACCGAGGCGCGCCCGTTCTTCGCGATCGCGGATCCGGGCCCCGAGGACTACGCCCTGCGCCGCTCGCGCGCCGGCGACGCGTGGGACCGGGCCCAGGCCGAGTCCTGCGGCGTCCCCGGCCCGGGCGCGCCGGACGGTACGGCCCCCTCCGCCTCCGGGGCGACGCGCCTCGGCATGCCGACGATCCGCCCGCGCGGGTGA
- the miaA gene encoding tRNA (adenosine(37)-N6)-dimethylallyltransferase MiaA, which translates to MPAARPPVVAVVGATATGKSALAVALAHRLDGEIVNGDALQLYRGMDVGTAKVTEAEREGVPHHLLDVLDVREEASVADFQRRARELFAQIRARGRTPILVGGSGLYVRAALDELEFPPTDPAVRGEVEAQLAARGEAALRAELAAVDPVSAEKVADERRLVRALEVHRITGRPFSAFMPRRRYEDSVAPAVQLGLRIDRAVLHARIAARVAAMVDAGLVEEVRRLDAAGLREGRTASQAIGYAPVLEVLDGTASLGDAVERTVVATRRFARRQETWFRADPRVRWVDALAPDVLERSLAVLAAEPAS; encoded by the coding sequence ATGCCGGCCGCGCGCCCGCCCGTCGTCGCCGTGGTGGGGGCGACGGCGACCGGCAAGTCCGCTCTCGCCGTCGCCCTCGCGCACCGGCTGGACGGGGAGATCGTCAACGGTGACGCGCTGCAGCTCTACCGCGGCATGGACGTGGGCACCGCGAAGGTCACGGAGGCCGAGCGCGAGGGCGTCCCGCACCATCTCCTCGACGTCCTGGACGTGCGCGAGGAGGCCTCCGTCGCGGACTTCCAGCGGCGCGCCCGCGAGCTGTTCGCGCAGATCCGGGCGCGGGGTCGCACCCCGATCCTCGTCGGCGGGTCGGGCCTGTACGTCCGTGCGGCCCTCGACGAGCTGGAGTTCCCTCCCACCGATCCGGCGGTCCGCGGGGAGGTCGAGGCCCAGCTGGCCGCACGCGGGGAGGCCGCGCTGCGGGCCGAGCTCGCCGCCGTCGACCCGGTCTCCGCGGAGAAGGTCGCGGACGAGCGGCGCCTGGTGCGCGCCCTCGAGGTGCACCGGATCACGGGCCGGCCGTTCTCGGCGTTCATGCCGCGGCGGCGCTACGAGGACTCCGTGGCGCCGGCCGTGCAGCTCGGGCTGCGGATCGACCGCGCCGTGCTCCACGCGCGCATCGCCGCGCGCGTCGCGGCCATGGTGGACGCCGGGCTCGTCGAGGAGGTGCGGCGCCTCGACGCCGCCGGCCTGCGGGAGGGGCGCACCGCCTCCCAGGCCATCGGGTACGCGCCCGTGCTCGAGGTCCTCGACGGCACCGCGAGCCTGGGCGACGCCGTCGAGCGCACCGTGGTGGCCACCCGGCGCTTCGCCCGCCGCCAGGAGACGTGGTTCCGCGCCGATCCCCGCGTGCGCTGGGTCGACGCCCTCGCCCCCGACGTCCTCGAGCGCTCCCTCGCGGTGCTCGCCGCCGAGCCCGCCTCCTAG
- the dapF gene encoding diaminopimelate epimerase produces the protein MSLLPGASAVVDTTPTLPFTKGHGTGNDFVLIADPDGNAHLEPSRVAMLADRHQGIGADGVIRAVRSAHLPEGREVLAAAPEAEWFMDYRNGDGSVAEMCGNGVRVFVHFLVEKELVDLPVGSALTIGTRAGAKSVTRMEHGYAIDMGPWSLIDPELAEDAAADSMVRATGLTDARPGLSISMGNPHTVVPLGAFAELEALELHTAPEVDPEPPHGTNVEFVAAHEPLVKGGVGRVRMRVHERGVGETQSCGTGACAAAAAMRVWAGPEGADSWLVEVPGGVLAVDFVLASDGEEHVVLAGAAELVFDGELRG, from the coding sequence ATGAGCCTCCTGCCCGGCGCCTCCGCCGTCGTCGACACCACGCCCACGCTGCCCTTCACGAAGGGCCACGGCACGGGCAACGACTTCGTGCTGATCGCCGACCCGGACGGCAACGCGCACCTCGAGCCCTCCCGCGTCGCGATGCTCGCGGACCGCCACCAGGGGATCGGCGCCGACGGCGTCATCCGCGCCGTGCGTTCGGCGCACCTCCCCGAGGGCCGTGAGGTGCTGGCCGCGGCTCCCGAGGCCGAGTGGTTCATGGACTACCGCAACGGGGACGGCTCGGTCGCCGAGATGTGCGGCAACGGCGTGCGCGTCTTCGTCCACTTCCTCGTGGAGAAGGAGCTCGTGGACCTGCCCGTCGGCTCGGCGCTGACCATCGGAACCCGCGCGGGCGCGAAGTCCGTCACCCGCATGGAGCACGGCTACGCGATCGACATGGGCCCCTGGAGCCTGATCGACCCGGAGCTCGCGGAGGACGCGGCCGCCGACTCGATGGTGCGCGCCACCGGGCTGACGGACGCCCGTCCCGGCCTGAGCATCTCGATGGGCAACCCCCACACGGTGGTCCCGCTCGGGGCGTTCGCGGAGCTCGAGGCGCTGGAGCTGCACACGGCTCCCGAGGTGGACCCCGAGCCGCCGCACGGCACCAACGTGGAGTTCGTGGCCGCCCACGAGCCGCTCGTCAAGGGGGGCGTGGGCCGGGTGCGGATGCGCGTGCACGAGCGCGGCGTGGGGGAGACCCAGTCGTGCGGCACGGGCGCGTGCGCGGCCGCGGCGGCCATGCGCGTGTGGGCCGGGCCCGAGGGCGCGGACTCGTGGCTCGTGGAGGTCCCGGGCGGCGTGCTCGCGGTGGACTTCGTCCTGGCCTCCGACGGCGAGGAGCACGTCGTCCTCGCGGGGGCCGCCGAGCTCGTGTTCGACGGCGAGCTGCGCGGCTGA